A region of Paenibacillus sp. 37 DNA encodes the following proteins:
- the hemW gene encoding radical SAM family heme chaperone HemW, whose protein sequence is MTLAAHSRKTGAPQAVYLHIPFCTNKCFYCDFNSYVLKDQPVMQYLEALEREMEHTVKANPPGEIKTIFVGGGTPTALKPDEMAVFLRSVKTYFPNWADDIEFSMEANPGTTDAEKLAAMKEGGVNRVSFGVQAFQNDLLTGIGRIHNTDDVYRSLENARKAGLTNLSIDLMFGLPNQTVEMLNESIDKALELDLPHYSIYSLKVEENTLFHTLYQKNQLPLPHEDDELEMYLLLMRSMKEAGYGQYEISNFAKPGFESRHNITYWRNEDYYGLGAGAHGYVGRERHMNIKGINPYVEASRAGLPRLDHFEIARPEAMEDYLMVGLRMLEGASASRFSEQFGESMEEVFAKPLGKMLNAGLLERTADGFRLSEQGILFGNDVFAEFIGSISLNS, encoded by the coding sequence ATGACATTGGCAGCACACAGCCGGAAGACAGGTGCGCCCCAAGCGGTGTATCTTCACATTCCCTTTTGCACGAATAAATGTTTTTATTGCGACTTTAACTCCTACGTTCTGAAAGATCAGCCCGTGATGCAATATCTCGAAGCGCTGGAACGGGAGATGGAACATACAGTCAAGGCCAATCCACCGGGTGAGATCAAGACCATATTTGTAGGTGGGGGTACGCCAACGGCTTTGAAACCGGATGAGATGGCCGTATTTCTTCGTTCCGTGAAGACGTATTTCCCCAATTGGGCGGACGATATTGAATTTTCGATGGAAGCCAACCCGGGAACAACAGATGCGGAGAAACTCGCTGCAATGAAAGAAGGCGGCGTCAACCGTGTCAGCTTTGGCGTGCAGGCTTTTCAGAATGATCTGCTGACAGGCATTGGCCGTATTCATAATACGGATGATGTATATCGGAGTCTGGAGAACGCTCGAAAAGCGGGACTGACTAATCTGTCCATTGACCTGATGTTCGGGTTGCCGAACCAGACTGTAGAGATGTTGAATGAAAGTATCGACAAAGCGCTGGAACTGGATCTGCCGCATTACTCCATTTACAGCCTGAAAGTGGAAGAGAATACCCTTTTCCATACACTGTATCAGAAGAACCAGTTACCACTTCCTCATGAAGATGATGAACTGGAGATGTATCTTCTATTAATGAGAAGTATGAAAGAAGCAGGTTATGGACAATACGAGATCAGTAACTTTGCCAAGCCGGGCTTTGAGAGTCGTCACAATATTACCTACTGGCGTAATGAGGACTACTACGGTCTGGGTGCAGGTGCACATGGATATGTGGGCCGCGAACGGCATATGAATATTAAAGGTATAAATCCTTATGTTGAAGCTTCACGTGCAGGGCTGCCTCGTCTGGATCATTTTGAGATTGCTCGCCCGGAAGCTATGGAAGATTATCTGATGGTTGGACTGCGAATGTTGGAGGGAGCTTCGGCCTCACGCTTTAGCGAACAGTTCGGAGAGTCCATGGAAGAAGTGTTTGCGAAGCCTTTGGGCAAAATGTTGAACGCAGGGTTGCTTGAGCGGACGGCAGACGGCTTCCGACTGAGCGAGCAGGGTATCCTGTTCGGAAAT
- the lepA gene encoding translation elongation factor 4, translating to MTDIRARQRKIRNFSIIAHIDHGKSTLADRILEHTGALTSREMQEQVLDKMDLERERGITIKLQAVALTYKADDGEEYLLNLIDTPGHVDFTYEVSRSLAACEGALLVVDAAQGIEAQTLANVYLALDNNLEILPVINKIDLPSADPERVKQEVEDVIGLDTSNAVLASAKSGIGIKEILEQVVKSVPAPTGDPDQPLKALIFDSHYDPYKGVIVYVRVVDGKIKSGSKIKMMATGKSFEVIEVGAFKPRMTIVDELNVGDVGFIVAGIRHVGDTQVGDTVTDAKNPTPEPLPGYRKINPMVYCGLYPIETSDYVDLREALEKLQLNDASLSFEPETSSALGFGFRCGFLGLLHMDVIQERIEREFNIPLITTAPSVIYHVTLTNGEVMKIDNPSNYPEVGRIDYVEEPYVKADIIVPNDYVGTIMELCQTKRGEYVNMEYLDTTRVTITYEIPLSEIVYDFFDQLKSGTKGYASLDYELSGYRQSNLAKMDIVLNGEQVDALSFIVHRDRAYNRGRIVCEKLRELIPRQMFEVPIQASVGTKVVARETVKAMRKNVLAKCYGGDISRKRKLLEKQKEGKKRMKQVGNVEVPQEAFMAVLKIDD from the coding sequence ATGACTGACATTCGGGCAAGACAACGTAAAATTCGTAACTTTTCTATTATTGCACATATAGATCACGGCAAATCAACACTTGCGGACCGGATCTTGGAGCACACAGGTGCGCTCACTTCACGTGAAATGCAGGAACAAGTTCTGGATAAAATGGACCTTGAACGTGAACGTGGAATAACGATCAAGCTACAAGCAGTAGCCTTGACTTACAAAGCGGATGATGGTGAAGAGTATTTATTGAATCTGATTGATACACCGGGACACGTAGACTTCACGTATGAAGTATCACGCAGTCTTGCTGCATGTGAAGGTGCTCTGCTGGTTGTGGATGCGGCTCAGGGAATTGAAGCCCAAACACTTGCCAACGTGTATCTGGCATTGGATAACAATCTTGAAATTTTACCGGTTATCAACAAAATTGACCTTCCGAGCGCTGATCCTGAACGGGTGAAGCAGGAAGTGGAAGATGTTATTGGTTTGGACACAAGTAATGCGGTTTTGGCTTCGGCCAAATCAGGAATCGGAATCAAAGAAATTTTGGAACAAGTGGTGAAAAGTGTTCCGGCACCGACTGGTGATCCTGACCAGCCTTTGAAAGCGCTGATTTTTGACTCGCACTACGACCCGTACAAAGGTGTAATCGTATATGTGCGTGTTGTTGACGGCAAAATCAAATCCGGTTCCAAAATCAAAATGATGGCAACAGGTAAATCATTTGAAGTCATTGAAGTTGGAGCGTTCAAACCTCGCATGACCATCGTGGACGAGCTGAACGTGGGTGATGTTGGATTTATCGTTGCAGGTATCCGGCATGTTGGCGATACACAAGTCGGGGATACGGTAACGGATGCCAAAAATCCAACACCGGAACCTTTGCCGGGTTATCGTAAAATTAACCCAATGGTGTATTGTGGTCTCTATCCGATCGAAACATCGGACTATGTTGATCTGCGTGAAGCGTTGGAGAAATTGCAGTTGAACGATGCGTCTCTAAGCTTTGAACCGGAAACATCCAGTGCTCTCGGTTTTGGATTCCGTTGCGGATTCCTTGGACTGCTTCACATGGACGTTATCCAGGAGCGGATCGAGCGGGAGTTTAACATTCCGTTGATCACAACGGCACCAAGTGTAATCTATCACGTCACCTTAACAAATGGTGAAGTGATGAAAATCGACAACCCATCCAACTATCCTGAGGTGGGACGGATTGATTACGTCGAGGAACCATACGTCAAGGCAGATATTATCGTGCCGAATGATTATGTAGGTACCATTATGGAGCTGTGTCAGACTAAACGCGGTGAATATGTAAATATGGAATATCTGGACACAACCCGGGTTACCATTACCTATGAGATTCCGTTGTCAGAGATTGTATATGACTTCTTCGACCAGTTGAAATCCGGTACCAAAGGATATGCATCCCTGGATTATGAACTGTCCGGTTACCGTCAGTCCAATCTGGCGAAAATGGATATTGTACTGAATGGCGAACAGGTGGATGCTCTGTCCTTCATCGTTCACCGTGACCGTGCCTATAATCGCGGACGCATTGTCTGTGAGAAACTGCGCGAGCTGATTCCACGGCAAATGTTCGAGGTGCCAATTCAGGCATCTGTAGGTACCAAGGTTGTTGCTCGTGAGACGGTAAAAGCAATGCGTAAAAACGTACTTGCCAAGTGTTATGGTGGTGACATCTCGCGGAAACGGAAACTGCTTGAGAAGCAGAAGGAAGGTAAGAAGCGGATGAAGCAGGTTGGTAACGTTGAGGTGCCACAAGAGGCATTCATGGCGGTACTGAAAATTGATGACTAA
- a CDS encoding stage II sporulation protein P produces MNKILAWNIGKWKKRCLHVLAMGRTLLLLMIISALFFVVLGLGGMAEKRLNNSPVSSMKGFASAVSSRFFVDMLGMEMPHLTQKEQTSAISGENLTSFVFQLLTNVNPQDPKSLIAREMPGMGSNQPVLLRPGSGNEKAEAPEDYQPGPGLTDTASAGGGKPGSELHVPPGQDNTDPPESSEPGDGQGKEDPPAKNGEKDNSGSPTTGKKSILIYHSHPREGYNPLLGTKSDNPSSGKSTGNVFQVGTYLSDSLKKLGIGVEHAKDDYPTKVKDYNWNYSYKYSRQTVKAALAQNDDLTYLIDIHRDSQRHGKTTTTINDLGYAKVYFIIGHENPNWRQNEAFAAKIHKKLESKYPGVSRGVWGKDGGGANNGEYNQTLSPNSILIEIGGIDNTGAELQRTSKILADMIAQVYWEDQKVDKASAKTSSQGG; encoded by the coding sequence ATGAACAAGATATTGGCCTGGAATATTGGGAAGTGGAAAAAAAGATGTCTGCACGTGCTGGCCATGGGCCGTACGTTGTTGTTGCTTATGATCATATCTGCCTTGTTTTTTGTCGTACTGGGTCTGGGGGGGATGGCAGAGAAACGCTTGAATAATTCCCCCGTTTCTTCCATGAAAGGATTTGCGAGTGCCGTATCAAGCCGCTTTTTTGTCGATATGCTCGGTATGGAGATGCCCCATCTCACCCAGAAGGAACAGACCTCTGCCATATCCGGTGAGAATCTCACCTCTTTTGTTTTCCAATTACTAACAAATGTAAATCCTCAAGATCCGAAGAGCCTGATTGCGAGAGAAATGCCGGGCATGGGTTCCAACCAACCTGTTCTGCTCCGTCCTGGATCTGGTAACGAAAAAGCCGAGGCTCCCGAAGATTATCAGCCAGGTCCCGGTCTTACGGATACGGCTTCTGCAGGTGGAGGAAAACCCGGTAGTGAGCTGCATGTTCCACCAGGTCAGGACAATACGGATCCACCTGAGTCGAGTGAGCCTGGAGATGGACAAGGTAAAGAGGATCCCCCAGCGAAGAATGGTGAGAAAGACAATTCAGGCTCACCGACAACAGGTAAAAAGTCAATTCTTATCTATCATTCCCATCCACGTGAAGGCTACAATCCACTACTAGGTACAAAAAGTGATAATCCATCATCAGGCAAATCAACAGGCAATGTGTTTCAAGTGGGAACCTACCTCTCAGACAGTCTGAAGAAGCTGGGAATCGGCGTAGAACACGCCAAGGATGATTACCCCACTAAAGTTAAGGACTACAACTGGAACTATTCCTATAAATACTCCCGTCAAACGGTAAAAGCGGCACTCGCTCAAAATGATGATCTGACGTATCTCATAGACATTCATCGCGATTCACAGCGTCATGGCAAAACAACAACCACTATTAATGACTTGGGCTACGCCAAAGTATATTTCATTATTGGACATGAAAATCCAAATTGGCGGCAGAATGAAGCCTTTGCAGCGAAAATTCATAAGAAACTGGAATCGAAGTATCCTGGGGTATCCCGTGGTGTGTGGGGCAAAGATGGCGGAGGAGCCAACAATGGAGAGTATAACCAAACCCTTTCACCAAATAGCATTTTGATTGAGATTGGTGGCATCGACAACACAGGAGCTGAGCTCCAACGGACATCGAAGATTCTAGCAGACATGATTGCCCAAGTGTATTGGGAAGATCAGAAGGTGGACAAAGCCAGTGCCAAAACTTCGTCGCAGGGTGGATAG
- the gpr gene encoding GPR endopeptidase — protein sequence MTLDLQNYTVRTDLAIDSKEMAQGGQKQTIPGLREDVEKKEGITITRIDVLTEEAATAIGRVKGHYVTLEVPSLRNGDTELQERVAAEFTREMEDFMVKAGINKTSKVLIVGLGNLNVTPDSLGPLVVENLMVTRQYFELVPDQVAPGYREVSAIAPGVLGTTGIESSDIVQGIVDRTKPDAIIAIDALASRSLERVNTTIQVADIGIHPGSGIGNKRRGLTREILGVPCIAIGVPTVCYASTIVNNVIEMMRSHFRQETDQTKQIMGMLDDIGEQDRLSLVKEVLEPLGHDLIVTPKEIDEFIEGIANVIATGLNAALHDAVNPDNVAAYTH from the coding sequence ATGACACTGGATTTGCAAAACTATACAGTTCGTACCGATTTGGCGATCGACTCCAAGGAAATGGCGCAAGGTGGACAGAAACAGACGATTCCCGGACTGCGGGAAGATGTGGAGAAAAAAGAGGGCATTACGATTACACGTATTGATGTCCTGACTGAAGAAGCAGCCACGGCCATTGGTCGGGTGAAAGGTCACTATGTCACCTTGGAAGTACCTTCCCTCCGGAATGGTGATACCGAGTTACAGGAGCGAGTTGCTGCCGAGTTCACACGTGAAATGGAAGATTTTATGGTTAAGGCCGGAATCAACAAAACATCCAAGGTCTTGATTGTTGGCCTGGGCAACTTAAATGTCACCCCGGATTCACTCGGTCCACTTGTTGTGGAAAATCTGATGGTAACCCGTCAGTATTTCGAATTGGTGCCAGATCAGGTAGCGCCAGGGTATCGGGAAGTCAGCGCGATTGCTCCCGGCGTGTTAGGAACAACAGGCATTGAATCCAGTGACATCGTACAGGGAATTGTAGACCGGACCAAGCCGGATGCCATTATTGCGATTGATGCCTTGGCCTCCCGTTCCTTGGAACGTGTAAATACAACGATTCAGGTAGCGGACATTGGTATTCATCCTGGTTCCGGTATTGGAAACAAACGGCGTGGCCTGACCCGTGAGATATTAGGTGTGCCTTGCATCGCCATCGGAGTACCAACCGTATGTTATGCGTCCACCATTGTGAACAATGTGATTGAGATGATGCGCTCACACTTCCGCCAGGAAACGGATCAGACCAAACAGATCATGGGTATGCTGGACGACATCGGTGAGCAAGATCGCTTGAGTCTGGTCAAAGAGGTACTGGAGCCACTGGGTCATGACCTCATTGTTACCCCAAAGGAAATCGATGAGTTTATTGAGGGAATTGCCAATGTTATCGCTACAGGACTTAACGCCGCACTCCATGATGCCGTGAATCCGGATAACGTAGCCGCCTATACACATTAA
- the rpsT gene encoding 30S ribosomal protein S20, with translation MPNIKSAVKRVKTSDKRRALNASQKSALRTAVKAADAALVSNEVDTAKAAIQAASKKLDKAVTKGLVHKNAAARKKSRLAKKLNALSAQA, from the coding sequence ATGCCAAACATCAAATCCGCTGTTAAACGCGTAAAAACGAGCGACAAGCGCCGCGCACTCAACGCTTCCCAGAAGTCTGCACTCCGTACAGCTGTTAAAGCTGCTGATGCTGCTCTGGTAAGTAACGAAGTTGATACTGCAAAAGCTGCGATTCAAGCTGCTTCCAAAAAGCTGGACAAGGCTGTAACTAAAGGTCTGGTTCATAAAAATGCTGCAGCACGCAAAAAGTCTCGCTTGGCGAAAAAACTGAACGCTCTTTCCGCACAAGCGTAA
- the holA gene encoding DNA polymerase III subunit delta, which produces MDVKSATKAIRNGETAPIYVLYGTEKYQIQQFTDMLKEQVIEEEHRDFAIIPYDLSETAVEVVIEEAETVPFLVPRKLIIVRDASLFTAGKESKIEHQVDRLLTYMENPADYSTIVFLAQGDKLDERKKLVKAVKKQAVVLAFAPLSGDELLSWIAKLAKQRDVSLETGAAETLISFAGTGLQTLSAEVDKLCLFAGNGGTIRRADIESLVARSTEQNVFSLVEELANLRLEKALALFYELLKQREEPIKIAALIARQFRIMIQVKELGQQSYSQQQIASQLGLHPYAVKIAGEQARKFQPERLRMILSHLSELDYQMKTGAVDKVLGLELFLLRLGA; this is translated from the coding sequence ATGGATGTAAAAAGTGCAACAAAGGCAATACGTAATGGAGAAACGGCACCGATCTATGTGCTGTACGGAACGGAGAAGTACCAGATACAGCAATTTACGGATATGTTAAAAGAGCAGGTTATTGAAGAAGAACATCGTGATTTTGCGATTATTCCATATGATTTGTCTGAAACGGCTGTGGAGGTCGTTATTGAAGAAGCGGAGACTGTACCTTTTCTGGTTCCACGCAAATTAATTATTGTAAGGGATGCGAGCCTGTTCACTGCAGGTAAAGAATCCAAGATTGAACATCAGGTTGATCGTCTGCTTACATATATGGAAAATCCGGCAGACTACAGTACGATTGTTTTCCTGGCCCAAGGGGATAAGCTGGATGAGCGTAAGAAACTGGTGAAAGCTGTCAAGAAACAGGCAGTAGTTCTTGCTTTTGCTCCACTTAGTGGAGATGAGCTGTTGAGTTGGATAGCGAAACTGGCGAAGCAACGGGATGTTTCCTTGGAGACGGGAGCGGCGGAAACGTTGATTAGCTTTGCAGGAACAGGTCTTCAGACCCTGTCTGCTGAAGTAGACAAGTTATGTTTGTTTGCGGGTAATGGGGGAACAATCCGGCGTGCTGATATTGAATCACTGGTTGCCCGCAGCACAGAGCAGAATGTATTCTCACTGGTGGAAGAACTCGCTAATTTGCGACTGGAGAAAGCATTGGCTCTTTTCTATGAGTTGCTGAAACAACGGGAAGAACCGATCAAAATCGCGGCTTTAATTGCACGACAGTTTCGAATCATGATCCAGGTGAAAGAGTTAGGTCAACAAAGCTACTCCCAACAGCAGATTGCCAGTCAGCTTGGTCTGCATCCTTATGCGGTTAAGATCGCTGGAGAACAAGCGCGTAAATTTCAGCCGGAACGTCTGAGAATGATTCTGAGTCACCTCAGTGAATTGGATTACCAGATGAAAACAGGAGCGGTGGATAAAGTTCTTGGTCTGGAGCTGTTTTTATTGAGACTTGGTGCGTAA